One region of Mucilaginibacter gotjawali genomic DNA includes:
- a CDS encoding PQQ-binding-like beta-propeller repeat protein — translation MMTKVIKAALLFTLLLMACKKKDAVTPPPANTSTPNAQHASVLTQHNNNTRAGLNNQETALNTGNVNTTKFGRLFNLNVDDDVYTQPLVYGNLSIGGSLHNVVFIATVNNTVYAFDADNGKLYWKTNYTQAGMNPPNITQMNSAWCNPYYGFGFHIGITGTPVIDSTAKTIYFVAKSFSGKNFYQYLHAVDLTNGSEKPGSPVLITGSVPGKGDGSVNNTVSFDPLRANQRQALTLVNGTVYVTYASHCDWNPYHGWIFGYNAQSLQLKTIYNNTPDGEAGGLWESGQGPAADDQGNLYEVSGNGTVGNDAYTASINGTDPGTSNTNPADLKNRGESATKLSPAGTGMQVSSFFTPSSYFDMDLNDLDYGVMGAMLIPNSNYFLTGAKDGNLYLLNKDNMGGYSSTLNAVQQTIPLNVALHCQPAYYKGPTGEFVYVWAENDRLRAMPFNAATGTFSNNHMVATIAGPTGEMGAFLSVSSNGQTTGTGVVWAYYTAPEDNYQGHLAAFDAADVSKELWDSSRNPADIPGTFAKFSTLTIVNGHLYVPTLSKMVVVYGLK, via the coding sequence ATGATGACGAAGGTTATTAAAGCAGCGCTGCTGTTCACATTGCTTTTGATGGCCTGCAAAAAAAAGGATGCTGTTACACCGCCCCCTGCCAATACCAGCACGCCGAATGCACAGCATGCCTCCGTACTTACCCAGCATAACAATAATACCCGGGCAGGCTTAAATAACCAGGAAACTGCCCTCAATACCGGCAATGTTAACACCACCAAATTCGGCAGGCTGTTTAACCTTAATGTAGACGACGACGTTTATACCCAGCCCCTGGTTTATGGCAATTTAAGCATCGGCGGCAGCCTGCATAACGTGGTTTTTATCGCCACGGTAAATAATACCGTGTATGCCTTTGATGCCGACAATGGCAAATTATACTGGAAAACCAATTACACCCAGGCTGGCATGAACCCGCCGAATATTACCCAAATGAATTCGGCCTGGTGCAACCCTTATTATGGTTTCGGTTTTCATATTGGCATTACCGGTACGCCGGTGATCGACTCAACAGCCAAAACCATTTATTTTGTTGCCAAAAGCTTCTCGGGCAAAAATTTTTACCAATACCTGCACGCTGTCGACCTTACCAACGGCAGCGAAAAACCCGGCAGCCCGGTTCTCATTACCGGCAGCGTGCCCGGCAAAGGGGATGGCAGCGTTAACAATACCGTTAGTTTCGATCCCCTGCGCGCCAACCAGCGCCAGGCCTTAACGCTGGTAAATGGCACCGTTTACGTTACCTACGCTTCGCACTGCGACTGGAACCCCTACCATGGCTGGATCTTTGGGTATAACGCCCAATCGCTGCAGCTTAAAACAATTTACAACAACACCCCCGATGGCGAAGCCGGCGGCCTGTGGGAAAGCGGGCAGGGGCCTGCCGCAGATGACCAGGGCAACCTTTACGAAGTATCCGGAAACGGAACGGTTGGCAACGATGCCTATACCGCCTCCATTAACGGCACCGACCCCGGCACCAGCAATACCAACCCCGCCGACCTTAAAAACCGCGGCGAAAGCGCAACCAAACTGAGCCCGGCTGGCACGGGTATGCAGGTGAGCAGCTTTTTTACCCCGTCAAGCTATTTCGACATGGATTTAAACGACCTGGATTATGGCGTTATGGGCGCCATGCTGATCCCCAACAGCAATTACTTTTTAACCGGCGCTAAAGACGGCAATTTATACCTGCTGAATAAAGATAATATGGGTGGCTATTCAAGCACCCTTAATGCCGTACAGCAAACCATCCCGCTTAATGTGGCCCTGCATTGCCAGCCGGCTTATTACAAGGGCCCAACGGGCGAATTTGTCTATGTATGGGCAGAAAACGACCGTTTGCGCGCTATGCCTTTTAATGCGGCCACAGGTACTTTTTCAAACAACCATATGGTGGCTACCATTGCCGGGCCCACCGGAGAGATGGGCGCTTTTCTCTCAGTTTCCTCCAACGGGCAAACCACAGGCACCGGTGTTGTTTGGGCCTATTATACCGCGCCTGAGGACAACTACCAGGGGCACCTGGCCGCATTTGATGCCGCCGACGTTAGCAAAGAACTTTGGGACAGCAGCCGCAACCCTGCCGACATACCCGGCACTTTCGCCAAGTTCTCTACCCTCACTATCGTTAACGGGCATTTGTACGTGCCTACCCTGTCAAAAATGGTGGTGGTGTACGGGTTGAAATGA